The following coding sequences are from one Granulicella sp. L56 window:
- the lptE gene encoding LPS assembly lipoprotein LptE, whose protein sequence is MRLRTLTLLLLLPLAGCGYHTVGSATHIPGNVSTLAVPIFATRAQAFHTEMAFTQATIRELNTRTKYRILNTDDSDADATLHGTILSQAVAPLTYDATSGESSSYLVTITAKVLLTAHDGHVLYRNDAVIFHEQYQSTQDLSGFIQEDPAAVRRVARDFAQALVSDMLESF, encoded by the coding sequence ATGCGCCTCCGTACCCTTACGCTCCTCCTTCTTCTTCCCCTCGCCGGATGCGGTTACCACACCGTCGGCTCCGCCACGCACATCCCCGGCAACGTCAGCACTCTCGCCGTGCCCATCTTCGCCACCCGCGCCCAGGCCTTCCACACCGAGATGGCCTTCACCCAGGCCACCATCCGCGAGCTGAACACTCGCACCAAATACCGCATCCTCAACACCGATGACTCCGACGCCGACGCCACCCTCCACGGCACTATCCTCTCGCAAGCCGTCGCGCCGCTCACCTACGACGCCACCAGCGGCGAGTCCTCCAGCTACCTCGTCACCATCACTGCTAAAGTCCTGCTCACCGCCCATGACGGCCACGTCCTCTACCGCAACGACGCCGTCATCTTCCACGAGCAGTACCAGTCCACCCAGGACCTCAGCGGCTTCATCCAGGAAGACCCCGCCGCCGTCCGCCGCGTCGCCCGCGACTTCGCCCAGGCACTGGTAAGCGACATGCTCGAATCTTTCTAG